The genomic window GCGATCCGGCAAAGGCGGTCAACGACCGGCCGCGGCTGAGCGCGGACGAGATGGCCGCCTTTGGTGCGAAGATGGAGGCCTTCGCGGCCTGGCTGGCCGGACAGGGCATCACGCTAGCCTATCACCACCACATGGGCACCGTGGTCGAGAGCCCAGACGAGATCGACGCCTTCATGGCCGCGACCGGTCCTGCCACGCATCTGCTGTTCGATGCGGGGCATTGCGCCTTTGGCGGTGGCGACCCCGAGGCGGTGTTGCGCCGCCATGCGGGTCGGGTGGCGCATTTCCACGCCAAGAACATCCGCCGCCCGGTGACCGAGCGGGTGCGGGCCGAGGGGCTGTCCTTTCTGCAGGGCGTGCTGGCGGGCGCCTTTACCGTGCCGGGCGATCCGGAGGGGGCAATCGACTTCGTGCCGCTGCTGGGGATCCTGGCCGAGGTGGGCTATCAGGGCTGGCTGGTCATCGAGGCCGAGCAGGACCCAGTCCTGCGCGACCCCCTTTACTACCAGGCGATGGGGCTGAAGGCGCTGAAGGAGGCCGCGCGGGCGGCGGGGCTGGACAGGTCCGTCACCGCCTAGGCGGCCGTGCCGCCCCAGCCGGGGCAATGAGGCCGTTCCGGGGGCATCGGGTTCCCTGGATGAAGAAGAAGCCCGGATCCTGTGCGCTGCGGTTCGGGCTGGGGATGGAGGGGCATTGCCCCGACCGGCGCGCCGGCCCCTCGATGGGGCCGTCGCGACGGTTTGGTCGGAAGGAGGCAGGTATGCCGGAACTGTTGAGGCGGCCTTTCGGGGCGCATGGCGAGATGCATCGGATCACGCCCGAAAGCGCGGGCTGGCGATATGTGGGCTTTGCGCTGCACCGGTTGCGCGCGGGCGAGCGCGTCAGTGCCGCGACGGGCGCACGCGAGGTGATCCTGGTCATGGTCGAGGGCAAGGCCGCGTTCCGCGCGGCAGGGCGCGACTGGGGCGTGCTTGGCGAGCGGATGGATGTATTCGAGAAGACGCCGCCGCATTGTCTCTATGTGCCGGACGGTCAGGACTGGGCCGCCGAGGCAGTGACCGACTGCACCATCGCGGTCTGTTCCGCGCCCGGCCATGGCCGGCATGAGGCGCGGCGGATCGGCCCCGAGGGCATCACCCTGACGCAGCGCGGCGAGGGCACGAACACCCGCTGGATCAACAACATCGCCATGGAGGCCGAGGATTTCTGCGACAGCCTGCTGGTCACCGAAGTATTCACCCCGGCGGGGCATTGGTCCTCCTATCCCAGTCACCGCCATGACGAGGACGACTTCCCCCGCATCACCTATCTAGAAGAGACCTATTACCACCGCCTGAACCCCGCCGATGGCTGGGCGATCCAGCGTGTCTATACTGACGACGGCAGCCTCGACGAGGTCATGGCGGTCCGAAATCACGACGTCGTCCTGGTGCCCCGCGGCCACCACCCCTGCGGCGCACCCCACGGGATCGAACTCTACTACCTCAATGTCATGGCCGGACCCAAACGAGCATGGCGCTTTCTCAAGGCGCTGGAAATGGAGCGGATCGGCTGAAGCAGAAGCCCCGGTGATCTGTCGTTGGCCAGCCGGGCAAATGCAGGTATTCCGCTTCATGCGCGATCTCGACATCAAGGCCGTCGAATAGTTCGAGACCGTCGCCCGGACCCGCACTGTCGGCGCGGCTGCGTCTGATCGGGGGGCAGTTCGGCGTGCGCCTGTTCCGGCGCGAGCGTCGCAAGCTGGTCCTGCAGCAGGAAGGCGAGACCCAGTTCCAGACCGCCACCCAAGGCATTTTGCGCGATCCGCAATGCGCGGGGCGCGTTCACAAGTCAGCGTGATCTGCGAAATCTGATCCTCCGCGTCAGCCCCAGTTTCGGCGTGCGCTGGCTGGGGCCACGGGTCGGCGGCTTTCCTGTCTGCCAATCCCGGCTGGGCGATCCGGGGCGATGCAACGCAGGATTTCACCGCCTTTGACACCAAGGACGTGGATTTCGGCTTGCGCTATGGTCATGGCGAATGGGCTGGCTTGTCGGTCACGCGGGTCATGCATGATCTGATCATGCCGATGTGCAGCCCCGATTATCTGGCGCGCTTGCGGGCGATTTAGGACGATCCGGTCTCGCAGCTGCGTCATGCCGCGCTGATCGCCAGCGTCAAGGCGCAGTTCCGGTGGGATCTTTGGCGGTCATGACGCGGATCGACCTGCCGGCCCCGACCTATGCGATGGCCTTCGACCAATCCTCGATGTGCTGGAACTGCCGCGGCAGGGGATGGGCGTCGCGCTGCACAGCGTCAATCTGCATTTGGCCGATATCCTGCGGGGGATGTGGTGCCGCTGTCTACGGAATTCCAGGTGATCGATTTCTCTGTCTATTGGATGGTTTGCCCGCCGCGCTACATGAATTGGCGAATCGTCGCGCGCATTGCCGACTGGATCGCTGCCCGCGCCCGCCAACATGAGGCCGAGGCGCGGGCCTGTCTGACGGGGCTGGGCTGCTGCATTGGGGTGTAAAGCCCGATGAGCAGGTTCACGACCATCATCAGCCCCAGCTGCGCCGGGTCCAGCCCGATCGCCTGACCGATGCCCATGAAAAGCGGACCCAGCAGCAGGATCGCGGCCAGAGGATCCAGAAAAGCACCCATGACCAGAATCACCAGGTTCAGCGCCATGATGATCGTCCAGGGCCCGCTGATCGTCGCCGTGACCCGGATGGCCAGGTTCT from Paracoccus sp. SMMA_5_TC includes these protein-coding regions:
- the iolE gene encoding myo-inosose-2 dehydratase gives rise to the protein MILYGTNPIAWANDDDQSIGAHIPTEQILRQAGREIGFDGIENGHRWPDDPQALKALLAEYGLRFISGWYSTHLLVRSVEDEIAAVQPHLAKLKANDCRVCIVCECSNTVHGDPAKAVNDRPRLSADEMAAFGAKMEAFAAWLAGQGITLAYHHHMGTVVESPDEIDAFMAATGPATHLLFDAGHCAFGGGDPEAVLRRHAGRVAHFHAKNIRRPVTERVRAEGLSFLQGVLAGAFTVPGDPEGAIDFVPLLGILAEVGYQGWLVIEAEQDPVLRDPLYYQAMGLKALKEAARAAGLDRSVTA
- the iolB gene encoding 5-deoxy-glucuronate isomerase, translated to MPELLRRPFGAHGEMHRITPESAGWRYVGFALHRLRAGERVSAATGAREVILVMVEGKAAFRAAGRDWGVLGERMDVFEKTPPHCLYVPDGQDWAAEAVTDCTIAVCSAPGHGRHEARRIGPEGITLTQRGEGTNTRWINNIAMEAEDFCDSLLVTEVFTPAGHWSSYPSHRHDEDDFPRITYLEETYYHRLNPADGWAIQRVYTDDGSLDEVMAVRNHDVVLVPRGHHPCGAPHGIELYYLNVMAGPKRAWRFLKALEMERIG